In the genome of Nitrospirota bacterium, one region contains:
- a CDS encoding lipid-binding SYLF domain-containing protein: MKRIIMSSMAFVLILLLSSAYGGWDPRDREEEERAVKDTISRLLSIDPSLQIYFDKAYAYAVLPTVGKGAFIGGVGYGRGWFFENGKAIGKVSITQLSAGAQIGGQAYREIVFFRDKDRAEDFKNGRFEMGAQLSAIVVTEGVGKAGTYTDGVAVFILPTAGFMAEASVSGQRFGFEPF, translated from the coding sequence ATGAAAAGAATCATCATGTCAAGCATGGCTTTTGTTTTAATTCTTCTTCTTTCGTCCGCATACGGCGGTTGGGATCCTCGGGACAGGGAGGAAGAAGAGCGTGCCGTAAAAGATACGATAAGCCGGCTCCTGTCGATCGATCCAAGCCTGCAAATATATTTTGACAAGGCGTACGCCTATGCGGTATTACCGACAGTCGGCAAGGGCGCTTTCATAGGGGGCGTAGGATATGGGAGGGGATGGTTCTTTGAAAACGGAAAAGCAATAGGAAAAGTGAGCATTACTCAGCTGAGCGCCGGTGCCCAGATCGGCGGACAGGCATACCGGGAGATCGTTTTTTTTCGTGACAAAGACCGCGCTGAGGACTTTAAAAATGGCCGTTTCGAGATGGGAGCTCAACTGTCCGCCATAGTCGTAACCGAAGGCGTAGGGAAAGCAGGAACCTACACGGACGGTGTGGCGGTCTTTATACTTCCAACCGCCGGATTCATGGCAGAGGCAAGCGTAAGCGGCCAGCGGTTTGGTTTTGAGCCCTTCTGA
- a CDS encoding patatin-like phospholipase family protein, with translation MQGRVIYFLAVALLASILIPGCAHYPANQPLKEYNPAAGYRAKSMRMPGKSDDMLIFLTLSGGGTRAAAFSYGVLEVLANTVIVTEGKERRLLDEVDTISSVSGGSFTAGYYGLFGDRIFQDFEGSFLKKNIQGEILSKIFNPVNVARLLSPYFDRSDLAAEYYDRYIFDGGTIGDIAARKGPMIIINATDMTYGVRVGFTQDMFDMICSDLTNFPVARAVAASSAVPVILSPVTVRNYAGSCNYTIPEPVDRVLREHDVTDRQIHLVNSIKPYLDPERKPYLHLIDGGVADNLGLRAIVDRIIFRGDFWKTIRNTHHENVHKVIFIVVNAETQPDSKLDRMESPPALAAMLESYSTIAIERYNVETIALLKENLKEWAEQVRAQRCIGKTASTDPGSCGDMQFYIVEVKFDALQDEIERGYFKRLSTSFALAPEDVDNLRAAAGRILTESREFQRLLRDLRK, from the coding sequence ATGCAGGGGAGAGTAATATACTTCCTTGCTGTCGCTCTTCTGGCCTCGATTCTCATCCCCGGATGTGCACATTATCCTGCAAATCAGCCTCTCAAGGAATATAACCCGGCAGCCGGGTACCGGGCCAAAAGCATGAGAATGCCCGGAAAATCCGATGACATGCTTATTTTTCTGACCCTATCAGGGGGCGGAACCAGGGCAGCCGCATTTTCATACGGAGTGCTTGAAGTGCTTGCCAATACCGTAATCGTGACAGAGGGAAAAGAACGAAGACTCCTGGATGAAGTTGACACCATATCGAGCGTTTCCGGTGGGAGTTTCACTGCCGGTTATTACGGTCTTTTTGGCGATCGAATCTTCCAGGATTTTGAAGGCAGTTTCCTGAAAAAAAATATTCAGGGAGAAATCCTCTCAAAAATTTTCAACCCGGTAAACGTGGCGCGTCTTCTTTCACCCTATTTCGACCGCAGTGATTTGGCCGCCGAGTATTACGACAGGTATATCTTCGACGGAGGCACCATCGGCGATATCGCGGCCCGGAAAGGTCCGATGATTATCATTAATGCCACCGACATGACATACGGCGTGAGGGTCGGATTTACCCAGGACATGTTCGACATGATCTGCTCGGATCTTACGAATTTTCCTGTGGCACGGGCTGTTGCCGCCTCCTCGGCAGTGCCCGTTATCCTGAGTCCCGTGACCGTGCGGAATTATGCAGGGAGCTGTAATTATACAATCCCTGAACCCGTCGATCGCGTTCTGAGGGAACACGATGTAACAGACCGGCAGATCCACCTCGTCAATAGCATTAAGCCCTATCTTGATCCCGAAAGAAAACCCTATCTCCATCTTATCGACGGCGGCGTTGCAGACAACCTGGGCCTCAGGGCAATTGTTGACAGGATAATCTTCAGAGGGGACTTCTGGAAAACGATACGAAATACGCATCATGAAAATGTCCACAAGGTTATCTTCATTGTGGTCAACGCCGAAACCCAGCCTGATTCCAAATTGGATAGGATGGAGAGTCCTCCGGCATTAGCCGCAATGCTTGAATCCTATTCGACAATTGCCATAGAGCGGTACAATGTCGAGACCATAGCGCTTCTGAAGGAGAATCTGAAGGAATGGGCCGAGCAGGTCCGCGCACAGCGCTGCATCGGGAAAACAGCCTCGACAGATCCGGGTTCCTGCGGAGATATGCAGTTCTATATCGTAGAGGTCAAGTTTGATGCGCTGCAGGACGAAATAGAACGCGGGTATTTCAAGCGGCTTTCTACTTCTTTCGCCCTGGCACCTGAGGATGTAGATAATCTGCGGGCTGCAGCAGGCCGGATACTTACGGAATCCAGGGAATTCCAGCGGTTGTTACGCGACCTGCGTAAATAA
- a CDS encoding zinc ribbon domain-containing protein, whose translation MGDIKFSDNYNDLCQQHGVSAGFQFEFYCERCSDTWRTEFVPYRGGQASGWLGKAAGMLGGVLGNVGDAVEGLAQSGWGTARDDAFKNAVDQARKHFHRCAKCFQYSCDVCWNKDKGLCLNCAPDAEVEIDSAIAEGEIAAVREKAVEEGMKRGKQRDVTRSRQLVCPDCNTETHGAKFCPNCGKQLATSVTCPGCSYEASPGTKFCPECGKKMA comes from the coding sequence ATGGGCGATATAAAGTTTAGCGACAATTACAATGATCTTTGTCAGCAGCATGGTGTCAGCGCCGGCTTTCAGTTCGAATTCTACTGTGAACGCTGCAGTGACACCTGGCGGACCGAATTTGTTCCATACCGGGGAGGTCAGGCCTCAGGATGGCTTGGCAAGGCTGCCGGAATGCTTGGCGGCGTGCTCGGCAATGTCGGAGATGCCGTGGAGGGGCTGGCTCAGTCAGGCTGGGGAACGGCCAGGGACGATGCCTTTAAGAATGCCGTGGACCAGGCCAGGAAACACTTTCACCGCTGTGCAAAATGTTTTCAGTATAGCTGCGACGTATGTTGGAATAAAGATAAGGGCCTCTGCCTCAACTGCGCGCCTGATGCGGAAGTGGAGATCGATTCTGCCATAGCGGAGGGTGAGATCGCCGCCGTCCGCGAGAAGGCGGTGGAAGAAGGTATGAAGCGCGGCAAACAGAGGGATGTTACCAGGAGCCGGCAGCTTGTCTGTCCTGACTGCAATACGGAGACACACGGAGCAAAATTCTGTCCGAATTGCGGAAAACAGCTGGCAACTTCGGTAACCTGCCCGGGCTGTTCTTATGAGGCGTCGCCAGGCACAAAATTTTGTCCGGAATGCGGGAAGAAGATGGCATAA